One Rosa chinensis cultivar Old Blush chromosome 5, RchiOBHm-V2, whole genome shotgun sequence genomic region harbors:
- the LOC112164489 gene encoding berberine bridge enzyme-like 21 — MFQHQTPQMYQRQTQKMIQSNRTTFLSSVLLLFLILHVSATSASVYDDFVQCLNTHPNSSASQIVIPQNNPSFTSTLRAYIRNARFNTSTTPKPVLILTPTTESHVQASVLCAVQLKLQLKIRSGGHDYEGISYVSSEKTFVVLDLFNLRSIDVNAEDATAWAQAGATLGELYYRISEKSKTLGYAAGICPTVGVGGHISGGGYGNLLRKYGLAVDNVLDALIVDVNGKLLDRKAMGEDLFWAIRGGGGGSFGVIISYKLKLVPVPETVTVFRVMSYTEGNATDVVLRWQEVAPTTVDDLWMRMLLQPVTSPTNKGKKTVRISILAEYLGNANQLVSILGKEFPELGLKKEDCLEMSWIESVLWWNDGSTPNVTKPEVLLDRNLDQASFGKRKSDYVQTPISREGLESLWKKMIEGKTGLVFNPYGGKMAQISASDAPFPHRAGNLFKIQYSVNWDVAGEEATNEYLNQSRVLYSFMTPFVSKNPRSAFLNYRDLDIGVNNFGKNSFEQGKVYGLMYFNDNFDRLVKVKTAVDPGNFFRNEQSIPPLPSFHSAATSGSSSNISMGKLLALLLYLLIGASFF, encoded by the coding sequence ATGTTCCAACACCAAACCCCACAAATGTACCAACgccaaacccaaaagatgatacAATCTAATCGTACTACATTTCTCTCCTCTGTTCTTCTCCTCTTTCTCATTCTTCACGTCTCTGCAACCTCCGCTTCAGTCTATGACGACTTCGTTCAATGCCTCAACACCCACCCAAACTCCTCAGCCTCCCAAATAGTCATCCCCCAAAACAACCCTTCTTTCACTTCTACTCTCAGAGCCTACATCCGCAACGCTCGCTTCAACACCTCCACGACTCCCAAACCAGTCCTCATCCTCACGCCGACGACCGAGTCCCACGTCCAGGCCTCCGTCCTCTGCGCCGTACAACTCAAACTCCAACTAAAAATCCGAAGCGGCGGACACGACTACGAGGGCATCTCATATGTCTCGTCCGAAAAGACTTTCGTAGTCCTCGACCTGTTCAACCTCCGGTCAATCGACGTCAACGCCGAGGACGCCACCGCGTGGGCCCAGGCCGGCGCGACTCTCGGAGAGTTGTACTACCGAATCTCCGAGAAGAGTAAAACGCTCGGGTATGCCGCTGGGATTTGCCCCACTGTCGGTGTTGGTGGACACATCAGCGGCGGCGGTTACGGAAACTTGTTGAGGAAGTACGGCCTCGCCGTCGATAATGTATTGGATGCATTGATTGTTGATGTGAACGGGAAGCTTCTGGATAGAAAGGCAATGGGGGAGGATCTGTTTTGGGCTATCAGAGGCGGCGGTGGTGGAAGCTTTGGTGTGATCATTTCTTATAAATTGAAGTTGGTTCCGGTGCCGGAAACGGTTACGGTTTTCCGGGTGATGAGTTACACAGAAGGTAATGCAACCGACGTCGTTTTGAGGTGGCAGGAGGTGGCGCCGACCACGGTGGATGATTTGTGGATGAGGATGTTGTTGCAGCCGGTGACTTCTCCGACCAACAAGGGGAAGAAGACTGTTAGGATTTCGATTCTGGCAGAGTATTTAGGCAATGCTAATCAGTTAGTTTCTATTTTGGGTAAGGAGTTTCCTGAATTGGGTTTGAAGAAGGAGGACTGTTTGGAAATGAGTTGGATTGAGTCTGTGCTTTGGTGGAACGATGGTTCAACTCCCAATGTGACCAAACCAGAGGTTTTGCTTGATCGAAATCTCGACCAGGCGAGTTTCGGGAAGAGGAAGTCAGATTACGTGCAGACCCCGATTTCGAGAGAAGGGTTGGAGTCAttgtggaagaagatgattgaaGGCAAGACTGGTTTGGTGTTCAATCCATATGGTGGGAAAATGGCTCAGATTTCGGCGTCCGATGCGCCTTTTCCTCACCGGGCCGGGAATTTGTTTAAGATTCAGTACTCGGTGAATTGGGACGTTGCAGGAGAGGAagcaactaatgagtatttgaACCAAAGTAGGGTGCTTTACAGTTTTATGACCCCATTTGTGTCCAAGAATCCCAGGAGTGCTTTCTTGAACTATAGGGACCTTGACATTGGTGTCAACAATTTTGGGAAGAATAGCTTTGAACAAGGGAAGGTGTATGGATTGATGTACTTCAACGACAATTTTGATAGGTTGGTGAAGGTGAAGACTGCTGTTGATCCAGGAAATTTCTTCAGGAATGAGCAGAGTATCCCACCTCTTCCAA
- the LOC112166182 gene encoding berberine bridge enzyme-like 21 gives MPHITFVLSSVIVLLLSTSPPTSGSVYDDFVQCLNTHPNSSDTKIVIPQNNPSFTSTLRAYIRNSRFNTSTTPKPVLILTPTTESHVQASVLCAKKLGVQLKIRSGGHDYEGISYVSTEQSFIVLDMFNLRSINVNTGDSSVWAQAGATLGELYYRISQKSKLLAFPAGICPTVGVGGHVSGGGYGNLLRKYGLAVDNVLDALIVNVNGKLLDRKSMGEDLFWAIRGSGGGSFGVIVSYKLRLVPVPETVTVFRVMRYLEQNATDVVLMWQKVAPCTDDGLWMRVLVQPVSSPTKKGEKTVRISILAQFLGNANKLVSILGKQFPELGLKKEDCLEMSWIESVVWWNDGSTPNVTKPESLLNRNLNHASFLKRKSDYVQTPISRDGLEALWKKLMEVGKTGLVFNPYGGKMAQISVSDAPFPHRAGNLFKIQYSVGWNIAGEEAANEYLNQTRVLYSFMTPFVSKNPRSAFLNYRDLDIGVNTFGKDRYEQGKVYGLKYFNDNFYRLVKVKTAVDPENFFRNEQSIPPLPRKE, from the coding sequence ATGCCGCACATTACGTTTGTTCTCTCTTCTGTTATTGTCCTTCTCCTCTCCACTTCACCTCCAACCTCTGGTTCTGTCTACGACGACTTCGTTCAATGCCTGAACACCCACCCTAACTCCTCAGACACCAAGATAGTCATCCCCCAAAACAACCCTTCTTTCACTTCAACTCTCAGAGCCTACATACGCAACTCTCGCTTCAACACCTCCACGACTCCAAAACCAGTCCTCATCCTCACGCCAACGACCGAGTCCCACGTCCAGGCCTCCGTCCTCTGCGCCAAGAAACTCGGCGTCCAGCTCAAAATTCGAAGCGGCGGACACGACTACGAGGGAATCTCATATGTCTCGACTGAACAGAGTTTCATAGTCCTTGATATGTTCAACCTCCGGTCAATCAACGTCAACACCGGAGACAGCTCCGTGTGGGCCCAAGCCGGAGCCACTCTCGGAGAACTGTACTACAGAATTTCCCAGAAGAGTAAACTGCTAGCCTTTCCTGCCGGAATTTGTCCCACGGTCGGTGTCGGTGGACACGTTAGCGGCGGCGGTTATGGAAACTTACTAAGGAAGTACGGCCTTGCCGTCGATAATGTATTGGATGCATTAATTGTTAATGTGAATGGGAAGCTTCTGGATCGAAAATCAATGGGGGAGGATTTGTTCTGGGCCATCAGAGGAAGCGGCGGAGGAAGCTTTGGAGTGATCGTGTCGTACAAGTTGAGGTTGGTTCCGGTACCTGAAACGGTTACAGTGTTCAGGGTTATGCGTTACTTGGAGCAGAACGCAACCGACGTCGTTTTGATGTGGCAGAAGGTGGCTCCGTGTACTGATGATGGTTTATGGATGAGGGTGTTGGTGCAGCCGGTGAGTTCTCCAACCAAGAAGGGTGAGAAAACTGTTAGGATCTCGATTTTGGCACAGTTTTTAGGCAATGCTAATAAGctagtttccattttgggcaaACAGTTTCCTGAATTGGGTTTGAAGAAAGAGGACTGTTTGGAAATGAGTTGGATCGAGTCCGTGGTTTGGTGGAACGATGGTTCGACTCCCAACGTCACCAAACCAGAGTCTTTGCTCAATCGAAACCTTAACCATGCGAGTTTCTTGAAGAGGAAGTCAGATTATGTCCAGACACCGATTTCGCGAGACGGGTTGGAGGCATTGTGGAAGAAGTTGATGGAAGTTGGGAAGACTGGCTTGGTATTCAATCCTTACGGAGGGAAAATGGCTCAGATTTCGGTCTCGGATGCGCCTTTTCCTCACCGGGCTGGGAACTTGTTTAAGATTCAGTACTCGGTGGGGTGGAATATTGCAGGAGAGGAAGCAGCTAATGAGTATCTGAACCAAACGAGGGTGCTGTACAGTTTCATGACCCCATTTGTGTCCAAGAACCCAAGGAGTGCTTTCTTGAACTATAGGGACCTTGACATTGGTGTTAACACATTTGGGAAGGACAGATATGAACAGGGGAAGGTTTATGGATTGAAGTACTTCAATGACAATTTCTATAGGTTGGTGAAGGTGAAGACTGCTGTAGATCCAGAGAATTTCTTCAGGAATGAGCAAAGTATCCCACCTCTTCCAAGAAAGGAATAG